A single Anopheles arabiensis isolate DONGOLA chromosome 2, AaraD3, whole genome shotgun sequence DNA region contains:
- the LOC120896441 gene encoding LETM1 domain-containing protein 1: MSLTLLRTLCRHQQHVLQQRQSVSFVGSGAFRGAIRLQSTAAGGDGPKQDGDNDKQSTKERLAAKYSRENVKRNVQGYVFSRFFDYVKNYDKVIEKKFPSAVHVYRVFLVGVRDFFNDMKKLVKITKIVYSHDNDLRCLTRKEIELYYQMPRDMRKVAPVLLISALPFANYVIFPLAYMYPRTLLTSHFWSAQQKLDFVQIDLRNRLLYNRRVFRCMQSKLDALKKTHDPAYEKFAYMLGLLGSGLHPTSEEILDVKEVFQRPPFHLNSLSSSHLKYLCRLHDIHAGLLRRFRLSERAYVVHHMDMAIKREGGVHNMPIESLKHACYLRGLNANNLSAESMIEWLQEWVKVSLVVDEDCISMLLHLPIFLTYNHTNNWILIH; the protein is encoded by the exons ATGTCGCTGACATTGTTGCGTACGCTGtgccgccaccagcagcacgtgCTACAGCAGCGTCAGTCCGTTTCGTTCGTCGGCAGCGGCGCGTTTCGTGGTGCAATCCGCCTGCAGAGCACCGCCGCCGGTGGAGACGGTCCGAAACAGGACGG CGACAACGACAAGCAATCGACCAAAGAGCGGCTGGCGGCCAAGTACAGCCGGGAGAATGTGAAGCGCAACGTGCAGGGGTACGTGTTTTCACGGTTTTTCGACTACGTGAAAAACTACGACAAGGTGATCGAGAAGAAGTTCCCGTCGGCGGTACACGTCTACCGGGTGTTTCTGGTCGGCGTGCGCGATTTCTTCAACGACATGAAGAAGCTAGTCAAGATCACGAAAATCGTCTACTCGCACGATAACGATCTGCGCTGCCTGACGCGCAAGGAGATCGAGCTGTACTACCAGATGCCGCGGGACATGAGGAAGGTGGCGCCCGTGCTGCTCATATCGGCGCTGCCCTTCGCGAACTATGTGATATTTCCACTTGC TTACATGTACCCCCGCACGCTGCTGACGTCCCATTTCTGGTCGGCACAGCAGAAGCTAGACTTTGTGCAGATCGATCTGCGCAACCGGCTGCTGTACAATCGGCGCGTCTTTCGCTGCATGCAGTCGAAGCTGGACGCGCTGAAAAAGACGCACGATCCGGCGTACGAAAAGTTTGCCTACATGCTGGGCCTGCTCGGCAGCGGGCTGCACCCAACGTCCGAGGAGATACTGGACGTGAAGGAAGTCTTTCAACGGCCGCCGTTCCACCTGAACAGCTTATCGTCCTCACATTTG AAATATCTCTGCCGATTGCACGACATTCACGCTGGACTGTTGCGGCGGTTTCGGCTCAGCGAGCGTGCCTACGTCGTGCACCACATGGATATGGCGATCAAGCGGGAGGGAGGTGTCCACAACATGCCGATCGAGTCGCTCAAGCACGCCTGCTACCTCCGGGGGCTGAATGCGAACAATCTGAGCGCCGAGAGCATGATCGAGTGGCTGCAGGAGTGGGTCAAGGTATCGCTGGTTGTCGACGAGGATTGCATCAGCATGCTGCTGCATCTGCCCATCTTTCTGACGTACAACCACACCAACAACTGGATTCTGATACACTGA